One Streptomyces sp. NBC_00223 genomic window carries:
- a CDS encoding MarR family winged helix-turn-helix transcriptional regulator, with product MTAAGGPGGTPQELDLDAQIAAYQREFPEVDPQIEKVVTALGRLNRRMNVAYGRQLVDLGISNSEWEVLKALVVVGRPYRLGPGDLAKRLGLTPAAMTHRIDRMVTEGLVTRARDESNRVRVIVELTDEGREKWLQTMRLAAVFEDEMLQDLTPVERAALGEILTRLLRRVESTQPDAGGRLEDLD from the coding sequence ATGACCGCAGCCGGAGGCCCCGGGGGAACACCCCAGGAGCTGGACCTTGATGCACAGATCGCCGCCTACCAGCGGGAATTCCCGGAGGTCGACCCGCAGATCGAGAAGGTCGTCACGGCCCTGGGCAGGCTCAACCGCCGGATGAACGTGGCCTACGGCCGCCAGCTGGTCGACCTCGGCATCAGCAACTCCGAGTGGGAAGTGCTCAAGGCCCTCGTGGTGGTCGGCCGGCCGTACCGTCTCGGCCCCGGCGACCTCGCCAAGCGACTGGGACTCACCCCGGCCGCCATGACCCACCGCATCGACCGCATGGTCACGGAGGGCCTGGTCACCCGGGCCCGTGACGAGTCCAACCGGGTCCGCGTCATCGTCGAGCTCACGGACGAGGGCCGCGAGAAGTGGCTCCAGACCATGCGGCTCGCCGCGGTCTTCGAGGACGAGATGCTCCAGGACCTCACCCCGGTCGAGCGCGCCGCCCTCGGCGAGATCCTCACCCGGCTACTGCGCCGTGTGGAGTCCACCCAGCCCGACGCCGGCGGCCGCCTGGAAGACCTGGACTGA
- a CDS encoding hydroxyacid dehydrogenase codes for MAERPKLVLAMRPDIVDLILPTALRARLDSLANVHPTLLTETTVDPAPVLADAELLLTGWGCPPLDAAFLAHAPHLAAVLHAAGSVKEHVGPEVWRRGIAVSSAADANAAPVVEFTMATVWLAARRTLGATADYTRGLLPTYGNRRGADGAVVGVIGASRIGRGVISRLCTASAGFRVLLADPYVSPDQAAVLGVELVDLDELCRASDVVTIHAPDLPETHHLLDARRLGLLRDGAAIVNTARGRLIDTEALTRECAAGRIDAYLDVTEPEPLPQDHPLHFLPNVLLTPHIAGCQGTEVQRLGAYAVDEVERWIDGKPLLGAVHEDDLTRIA; via the coding sequence ATGGCGGAGCGTCCGAAGCTGGTGCTGGCGATGCGCCCGGACATCGTGGACCTGATCCTCCCCACCGCACTGCGTGCCCGACTCGACTCCCTCGCGAACGTCCATCCGACGCTGCTCACCGAGACGACCGTCGATCCGGCGCCCGTACTCGCCGACGCCGAACTGCTCCTCACCGGCTGGGGCTGCCCGCCCCTGGACGCCGCCTTCCTCGCCCATGCCCCGCATCTGGCCGCCGTCCTCCACGCCGCCGGCAGCGTCAAGGAACATGTGGGGCCCGAGGTCTGGCGGCGCGGTATCGCCGTATCCTCCGCGGCCGACGCGAACGCCGCGCCCGTCGTCGAGTTCACCATGGCCACCGTCTGGCTCGCCGCCCGCCGCACCCTGGGCGCCACCGCCGACTACACCCGCGGTCTGCTGCCCACCTACGGCAACCGGCGAGGCGCCGACGGAGCCGTGGTGGGAGTCATCGGCGCCTCACGGATCGGACGCGGCGTCATCTCCCGACTGTGTACGGCCTCTGCCGGCTTCCGCGTCCTGCTCGCCGATCCCTATGTCTCCCCCGACCAGGCCGCCGTGCTCGGCGTCGAACTGGTCGACCTCGACGAGCTCTGTCGCGCCTCCGACGTCGTCACCATCCACGCCCCCGATCTCCCGGAGACCCACCATCTGCTCGACGCCCGACGGCTAGGGCTGCTCAGGGACGGTGCCGCGATCGTCAACACCGCGCGCGGCCGCCTGATCGACACGGAAGCGCTCACCCGCGAGTGCGCGGCCGGCCGGATCGACGCCTATCTCGACGTCACAGAGCCCGAGCCCCTGCCGCAGGACCACCCGCTCCACTTCCTGCCGAATGTCCTGCTCACTCCGCATATCGCCGGCTGCCAGGGCACGGAGGTCCAGCGCCTGGGCGCCTACGCGGTGGACGAGGTGGAGCGCTGGATCGATGGCAAGCCGCTGCTCGGCGCCGTCCACGAGGACGACCTCACGCGCATCGCCTAG